A stretch of DNA from Hoeflea ulvae:
GCGCCTGATCCAGCTGCTGGCGCGGGTTCCCGGGCTGGGGCCGCGATCGGCGCGCCGTGCCGCGCTGCACCTGATCAAGAAGAAGGACCAGTTGATGGGGCCCCTGGGCCTGGCCATGAACGAGGCCTTCGACAAGGTCCGCATCTGCTCGACCTGCGGCAATGCCGACACCTCCGATCCCTGCACGGTCTGTACCGATCCGACCCGCGACCAGAGCGTCATCATCGTCGTCGAGGATGTCGCCGACCTGTGGGCTCTGGAACGCGCTGCGGCGATGAATGCCGGCTATCATGTGCTCGGCGGCACCCTGTCGCCGCTTGATGGCATCGGTCCAGACGACCTGTCGATTGCAGGCCTGGTCGACCGGGTCGCCAAGGGCGAGGTCCGCGAGATCCTGATTGCCGTCAATGCCACCGTCGAGGGCCAGACCACCGCGCATTACATCACCGAGCAATTGTCCGGCTTCGACATCAAGGTCACCCGGCTGGCCCATGGCGTGCCGGTCGGCGGCGAACTCGACTATCTCGACGAGGGCACGCTGGCCGCGGCGATCCGGGCGCGCACCGCCTTTTGAGGGGTGGGCCGCCCCGGACTCTGCTCCTTGCGGGTTTGCGGTAGGGGCACCCTGAACGCGCCATTTTCCTGACGTGCTGCCCGGGTTAGATTGCTCCCATGATTCGCACCCTGATTCTTGCCTTTGCCCTCCTCTTCGCCGCGGCTCCGTTCGCGGCCACCTCCTCGCATGCCGCCACCCGGGCCGGCGTCGAGGCCCAGTTCCGGCAATGGCTGGAGACTGA
This window harbors:
- the recR gene encoding recombination mediator RecR, which encodes MQKRVTGPEIERLIQLLARVPGLGPRSARRAALHLIKKKDQLMGPLGLAMNEAFDKVRICSTCGNADTSDPCTVCTDPTRDQSVIIVVEDVADLWALERAAAMNAGYHVLGGTLSPLDGIGPDDLSIAGLVDRVAKGEVREILIAVNATVEGQTTAHYITEQLSGFDIKVTRLAHGVPVGGELDYLDEGTLAAAIRARTAF